The Rhodobacter sp. CZR27 genome includes a window with the following:
- a CDS encoding DUF1330 domain-containing protein, whose translation MATALWIANVEVTDPEAYGRYAKAAGPAIAAHGGVFLARGGRFVQLEGRERSRNVVARFPSVEAAVACYNSDEYQAALDHARGASVRDLVVVEEVE comes from the coding sequence ATGGCAACCGCGCTCTGGATCGCCAATGTCGAGGTGACGGACCCGGAGGCCTATGGCCGCTACGCCAAGGCCGCCGGTCCCGCCATCGCCGCGCATGGCGGGGTGTTCCTCGCCCGCGGCGGTCGCTTCGTGCAGCTCGAGGGGCGGGAACGCTCGCGCAATGTCGTGGCGCGCTTCCCGTCGGTCGAAGCCGCGGTGGCCTGCTACAACTCGGACGAGTATCAGGCGGCGCTGGACCATGCGCGCGGCGCCTCGGTCCGGGATCTCGTGGTCGTCGAGGAGGTTGAGTGA
- a CDS encoding RsmB/NOP family class I SAM-dependent RNA methyltransferase — protein MTPAARLSAAIGILDRVLAGAPAEQVLTNWGRASRYAGSADRAAVRDLVFEALRCRRSFARLGGVESGRGLILGGLRAAGTEVATLFTGEGHAPAPPEGPECQPQTPAGLEALDCPDWLAPRLKESLGGDFDAVMEALRHRAPVFLRVNSARLTRDKAMDRLAAEGIATRPHPLAPSALEVTANARRVEGSAAYREGLVELQDAASQAVVEALPLAPGDRVLDFCAGGGGKSLAMAARTRLSLHAHDADPGRMRDLPERARRAGVAIRVLSPEQLSRQAPFDLVLADVPCSGSGSWRRAPEGKWALTEERLQLLLLTQSAILDRVAPMVRPGGHLAYATCSLLRCENSDQTAAFLARTPGWEQAGTLRLTPRDGGDGFFLGLLRRIG, from the coding sequence ATGACTCCCGCCGCCAGACTCTCCGCCGCCATCGGCATCCTCGACCGGGTGCTCGCCGGCGCGCCCGCCGAGCAGGTGCTCACCAACTGGGGCCGCGCGAGCCGCTATGCCGGTTCGGCCGACCGCGCGGCCGTGCGGGATCTGGTGTTCGAGGCGCTGCGGTGCCGCCGCTCCTTCGCACGGCTGGGCGGCGTCGAGAGCGGTCGCGGCCTGATCCTCGGGGGCCTGCGCGCCGCGGGCACCGAGGTCGCGACGCTCTTCACCGGCGAAGGCCATGCCCCCGCGCCGCCCGAGGGGCCGGAGTGCCAGCCGCAGACGCCCGCCGGGCTGGAGGCGCTTGACTGTCCCGACTGGCTGGCCCCGCGGCTGAAGGAGAGCCTGGGCGGCGATTTCGACGCGGTGATGGAGGCGCTGCGCCACCGCGCGCCGGTCTTCCTGCGCGTCAACAGCGCCCGGCTCACCCGCGACAAGGCGATGGACCGGCTGGCGGCCGAGGGGATCGCGACCCGCCCGCACCCCCTCGCCCCTTCGGCGCTTGAGGTGACGGCCAACGCCCGCCGGGTGGAGGGTTCCGCCGCCTATCGCGAGGGGCTGGTCGAGCTTCAGGATGCGGCATCGCAGGCGGTGGTCGAGGCGCTGCCGCTTGCGCCAGGCGACCGCGTTCTCGATTTCTGCGCGGGCGGGGGCGGCAAGAGCCTCGCGATGGCCGCCCGGACGCGGCTGTCGCTGCATGCCCATGACGCCGATCCGGGGCGGATGCGCGACCTGCCCGAGCGGGCGAGGCGGGCGGGCGTGGCGATCCGCGTCCTTTCTCCGGAACAGCTGTCGCGGCAGGCGCCCTTCGATCTGGTCCTTGCCGACGTGCCCTGTTCCGGCTCCGGCAGCTGGCGCCGGGCACCCGAGGGCAAGTGGGCCCTCACCGAAGAGCGCCTTCAGCTGCTTCTGCTCACGCAGTCGGCCATACTCGACAGGGTGGCGCCGATGGTCCGGCCGGGCGGTCACCTCGCCTATGCCACCTGCTCGCTCCTGCGATGCGAGAACTCCGACCAGACGGCGGCCTTTCTCGCCCGCACGCCGGGCTGGGAACAGGCGGGGACCCTGCGCCTGACCCCGAGGGACGGCGGCGACGGGTTCTTTCTCGGCCTGTTGCGGAGAATTGGCTGA
- the alaS gene encoding alanine--tRNA ligase, which translates to MPSLNDIRSTFLDYFRRNGHRVVESSPLVPRNDPTLMFTNSGMVQFKNCFTGLERRDYTRATTAQKCVRAGGKHNDLDNVGYTARHHTFFEMLGNFSFGDYFKSDAIPFAWELLTKDFDIPKDKLLVTVYHTDDEAAEIWKKVAGLPDERIIRIPTNDNFWMMGPTGPCGPCTEIFYDHGPSIWGGPPGSAEEDGDRFIEIWNLVFMQNEQHPDGSMTPLPMQSIDTGMGLERIGALLQGKHDNYDTDLMRSLIEASANATSSDPDGPGKTHHRVIADHLRSTSFLIADGVMPSNEGRGYVLRRIMRRAMRHAHLLGADEPVMHRLVPALVRQMGAAYPELVRGQALIEETLKLEESRFRQTLDRGLRLLEDELERLPEGAALPGEAAFKLYDTYGFPLDLTQDALREKGRKVDTDGFEAAMAEQKAKARASWSGSGETKDAAIWFDLAEKHGATEFLGYDTEAAEGQVLALVAGGAAVPAAQAGQTVQIVLNQTPFYAESGGQVGDTGEIRTDSGRARVTDVKKGQGLFLHFAEVTEGEIRQGQGAQLEVDHARRSAIRANHSATHLLHEALRRALGDHVAQRGSLNAPDRLRFDFSHSKALSGEELAMVEAEVNTYIRSNGAVETRIMSPDDARALGAQALFGEKYGDEVRVVSMGTLDGSGKGADGRTYSLELCGGTHVARLGDIGLCVILGDSASSAGVRRIEALTGEGALAYLNEQMKRLSEVATVLKAAPADLVERVKALVDERRQLQNELAQLRREAAMGGGASAEAREIGGVKFLAQIVQGVPGKDMPGLIDEMKARVGSGAVLLISDTGGKAALAAGVTTDLTDRLSAVSLVKAAAEALGGRGGGGRPDMAQAGAADASQAEAAIRAAEAVIGG; encoded by the coding sequence ATGCCGTCGTTGAACGATATCCGGTCCACCTTCCTCGACTACTTCCGACGCAACGGCCACCGGGTCGTCGAATCGAGCCCGCTTGTGCCGCGCAACGATCCGACGCTGATGTTCACCAACTCGGGCATGGTGCAGTTCAAGAACTGCTTCACCGGGCTCGAGCGCCGCGACTACACCCGCGCGACCACGGCGCAGAAATGCGTCCGCGCGGGCGGCAAGCACAACGACCTCGACAACGTGGGTTACACCGCCCGGCACCACACGTTCTTCGAGATGCTGGGGAACTTCTCCTTCGGCGACTATTTCAAGTCCGACGCCATCCCCTTCGCGTGGGAGCTTCTGACGAAGGACTTCGACATCCCGAAGGACAAGCTTCTGGTCACGGTCTATCACACCGACGACGAGGCGGCGGAGATCTGGAAGAAGGTGGCGGGCCTGCCGGACGAGCGGATCATCCGTATCCCGACCAACGACAACTTCTGGATGATGGGCCCGACCGGCCCCTGCGGCCCCTGCACCGAGATCTTCTATGACCACGGCCCCTCGATCTGGGGCGGCCCTCCGGGCTCGGCCGAAGAGGACGGCGACCGCTTCATCGAGATCTGGAACCTCGTCTTCATGCAGAACGAGCAGCATCCGGACGGCTCGATGACGCCCTTGCCGATGCAGTCGATCGACACCGGCATGGGGCTGGAACGGATCGGTGCGCTGCTGCAGGGCAAGCACGACAACTACGACACCGACCTGATGCGGAGCCTGATCGAGGCCTCGGCCAACGCAACCTCGAGCGATCCGGACGGCCCGGGCAAGACGCACCACCGGGTGATCGCCGACCACCTGCGCTCGACCAGCTTCCTGATCGCTGACGGCGTGATGCCCTCGAACGAGGGGCGCGGCTATGTGCTGCGCCGGATCATGCGGCGGGCGATGCGGCACGCGCATCTTCTGGGCGCGGACGAACCGGTGATGCACCGCCTTGTGCCGGCGCTGGTGCGCCAGATGGGTGCGGCCTATCCGGAACTCGTGCGCGGGCAGGCGCTGATCGAGGAGACGCTGAAGCTGGAGGAAAGCCGCTTCCGCCAGACCCTCGACCGCGGGCTCCGGCTGCTGGAGGACGAGTTGGAGCGGCTGCCCGAGGGCGCGGCGCTGCCGGGCGAAGCGGCCTTCAAGCTTTACGACACCTACGGCTTCCCGCTGGACCTGACGCAGGATGCGCTGCGCGAGAAGGGCCGCAAGGTCGATACCGACGGTTTCGAGGCCGCGATGGCCGAGCAGAAGGCCAAGGCGCGCGCCAGCTGGTCCGGCTCGGGCGAGACCAAGGACGCGGCGATCTGGTTCGATCTGGCCGAGAAGCATGGCGCGACCGAATTCCTCGGCTATGACACCGAGGCCGCCGAGGGCCAGGTTCTGGCTCTGGTCGCCGGCGGCGCGGCGGTGCCGGCAGCGCAGGCCGGCCAGACCGTGCAGATCGTGCTGAACCAGACGCCATTCTATGCCGAGTCCGGCGGTCAGGTCGGCGACACCGGAGAGATCCGCACCGACTCGGGCCGGGCGCGCGTCACGGATGTGAAGAAGGGGCAGGGGCTGTTCCTGCACTTTGCGGAAGTAACCGAGGGCGAGATCCGGCAGGGTCAGGGCGCGCAGCTTGAAGTGGACCATGCGCGGCGCTCGGCGATCCGCGCGAACCATTCGGCCACGCACCTGCTGCACGAGGCGCTGCGGCGCGCGCTCGGCGATCACGTCGCGCAGCGCGGCAGCCTCAACGCGCCGGACCGGCTGCGCTTCGATTTCAGCCATTCCAAGGCGCTGAGCGGCGAAGAACTGGCAATGGTCGAGGCCGAGGTGAACACCTATATCCGCTCGAATGGTGCGGTCGAGACGCGAATCATGTCGCCCGACGATGCCCGCGCCCTCGGGGCACAGGCGCTTTTCGGCGAGAAATACGGCGACGAGGTGCGGGTGGTCTCGATGGGGACGCTCGACGGTTCGGGCAAGGGCGCGGACGGTCGGACCTATTCGCTGGAGCTGTGCGGCGGCACCCATGTGGCGCGGCTGGGTGACATCGGCCTCTGCGTGATCCTCGGCGACAGCGCCTCTTCGGCCGGCGTGCGGCGGATCGAGGCGCTGACCGGCGAGGGGGCGCTGGCCTACCTCAACGAGCAGATGAAGCGGCTGTCGGAAGTGGCGACCGTTCTGAAGGCGGCGCCCGCCGATCTGGTCGAACGCGTGAAGGCGCTGGTGGACGAGCGCCGCCAGCTGCAGAACGAGCTTGCCCAGCTTCGTCGCGAGGCGGCGATGGGCGGCGGTGCCTCGGCCGAGGCGCGCGAGATCGGCGGGGTGAAGTTCCTCGCCCAGATCGTGCAGGGCGTTCCGGGCAAGGACATGCCGGGCCTGATCGACGAGATGAAGGCGCGTGTGGGCTCGGGCGCGGTGCTGCTGATCTCGGACACCGGCGGCAAGGCCGCGTTGGCGGCGGGCGTGACGACCGACCTGACGGATCGGCTGTCGGCGGTTTCGCTGGTGAAGGCCGCGGCCGAGGCGCTGGGCGGTCGGGGCGGCGGCGGCCGGCCCGACATGGCGCAGGCCGGTGCGGCGGATGCCTCGCAAGCCGAGGCGGCGATCCGCGCCGCGGAAGCCGTAATCGGGGGCTGA
- the recA gene encoding recombinase RecA — translation MATANLLDLNGRREMDKAKALESALAQIERQFGKGSIMKLGANSPVMEIEATSTGSLGLDIALGIGGLPKGRIIEIYGPESSGKTTLTLHVVAEEQKKGGVCAFVDAEHALDPQYAKKLGVNLDELLISQPDTGEQALEIVDTLVRSGAVSLIVVDSVAALTPKSEIEGDMGDMQMGSQARLMSQAMRKLTASIGRSNCMVIFINQIRMKIGVMFGSPETTTGGNALKFYASVRLDIRRTGSIKDRDNVIGNTTKVKVVKNKVAPPFREVEFDIMYGEGISKTGELVDLGVKAGVVEKSGSWYSYGDERIGQGRENAKAFLRSNPSVATEIEDRIRASHGLDFSAAEDGKGDDLVDM, via the coding sequence ATGGCGACGGCGAACCTGCTCGACTTGAACGGAAGGCGCGAGATGGACAAGGCGAAGGCGCTGGAAAGCGCGCTGGCACAGATCGAACGGCAGTTCGGCAAGGGTTCGATCATGAAGCTGGGCGCGAACAGCCCGGTGATGGAGATCGAGGCGACCTCGACAGGATCGCTGGGCCTCGACATCGCGCTCGGGATCGGCGGCCTGCCCAAGGGGCGCATTATCGAGATCTACGGGCCGGAAAGCTCGGGCAAGACGACGCTCACCCTGCATGTCGTGGCCGAAGAGCAGAAGAAGGGCGGCGTCTGCGCCTTTGTCGATGCGGAACACGCGCTCGACCCGCAATACGCCAAGAAGCTCGGCGTCAACCTTGACGAACTGCTCATCTCGCAGCCCGACACGGGCGAGCAGGCGCTGGAGATCGTCGATACGCTGGTTCGCTCCGGCGCGGTCAGCCTGATCGTTGTCGACTCGGTGGCGGCTCTGACGCCCAAGTCCGAGATCGAGGGCGACATGGGCGACATGCAGATGGGCTCGCAGGCCCGCCTGATGAGCCAGGCGATGCGCAAGCTGACGGCGAGCATCGGCCGGTCGAACTGCATGGTGATCTTCATCAACCAGATCCGCATGAAGATCGGCGTGATGTTTGGCAGCCCCGAGACCACGACGGGCGGCAACGCGCTGAAGTTCTATGCCAGCGTCCGTCTCGACATCCGCCGGACCGGCTCGATCAAGGACCGCGACAACGTCATCGGCAACACCACCAAGGTGAAGGTGGTGAAGAACAAGGTGGCCCCGCCGTTCCGCGAGGTCGAGTTCGACATCATGTATGGCGAGGGGATCTCGAAGACCGGCGAACTGGTCGATCTTGGCGTGAAGGCGGGCGTGGTCGAGAAATCCGGCTCCTGGTATTCCTACGGCGACGAGCGGATCGGCCAGGGTCGCGAGAACGCCAAGGCGTTCCTTCGCTCCAATCCTTCGGTGGCAACCGAGATCGAGGACAGGATCCGTGCCTCGCACGGCCTCGATTTCTCCGCGGCCGAGGATGGCAAGGGCGACGATCTCGTGGACATGTGA
- a CDS encoding YitT family protein: protein MAVHTKLDDAQALVYGTTMAAFGITILTHLGLVTGQTAGLAVLISYATGWGFAPVFFTINLPFYWLGYRRMGLAFTVKTFLSVAAMSALVQVMPAWIDFAHLDPAFGAVLFGMVSGSALLALFRHGASLGGIGILALYLQEKTGFRAGWTQLVFDAALFAVALALREWQTVAWSFLGALVVNLVIAINHRRDRYIAT, encoded by the coding sequence ATGGCCGTTCATACCAAGCTCGACGACGCACAGGCGCTGGTCTACGGAACCACCATGGCGGCCTTCGGGATCACCATCCTGACCCACCTCGGGCTTGTGACCGGGCAGACTGCGGGCCTCGCCGTCCTGATATCCTATGCGACCGGCTGGGGCTTCGCGCCGGTCTTCTTCACCATCAACCTGCCCTTCTACTGGCTGGGATACCGGCGGATGGGTCTCGCCTTCACGGTCAAGACCTTCCTTTCGGTCGCGGCCATGTCGGCGCTGGTGCAGGTCATGCCCGCCTGGATCGACTTCGCCCATCTCGATCCCGCGTTTGGCGCGGTGCTGTTCGGCATGGTCTCGGGCTCGGCGCTGCTGGCGCTCTTCAGGCACGGCGCGAGCCTTGGCGGCATCGGCATCCTCGCGCTCTACCTGCAGGAGAAGACCGGCTTCCGCGCCGGCTGGACACAGCTCGTCTTCGACGCGGCGCTGTTCGCGGTGGCACTTGCCTTGCGCGAGTGGCAGACCGTCGCCTGGTCCTTCCTCGGGGCGCTGGTGGTGAACCTCGTGATTGCGATCAACCACCGGCGCGACCGCTACATCGCGACCTGA
- a CDS encoding ATP-binding protein, whose product MHRQATDLLGAAEGLGSRLWLLLAVAGGAFVTAVLAPDLNMQLGAAMVALTFVAVVLVARGFMVWDRLRGRGLDLRLGRLVGEDAAPCFTTDAVGQIGYQNRAAASRFGDRSGGTLVAALGDHFASPASVLFRLQARAANLGSSREDVVTRRGHTRLSVHRIGGDRFLWRLEEFQDRTAATGRGAEGLSLPMLVANKSGVVLFANDAMRRLLGQRPKRLDRVFTDIAPRSGEEVEVASADGPVRAILAEVEGVGERREIYLMPVPGPAGRETALADFEHLPVALIKFGCDGMLRMANRSARDLLSIDTDARPTFSDLFEGLGRSVSDWLADVAAERMPGGAEVLRLRRSEEDVFLQIALRRIVEQGRPSILAVLNDATALKTLEAQFVQSQKMQAIGQLAGGIAHDFNNLLTAISGHCDLLLLRHDREDPEFADLVQIHQNANRAASLVGQLLAFSRKQTLKPERIELQEVLSDLTHLLNRLVGERVTLRLSHAADLGPIRADKRQLEQVLMNLVVNARDAMPEGGVIRIETEALTLTEELRRDRAVVPPGRYAVIRVRDDGIGIPPERLQKIFEPFFTTKRMGEGTGLGLSTVYGIVKQSGGFIFVDSEPGQGSVFHLYFPINEEPLPADVAPPARAEPAALRRGEGVVLLVEDEAPVRAFASRALRLRGYTVIEAENAEDALKALEDPKLDVDVFVTDVVMPGMDGPTWVRRALEDRPNVRVIFVSGYAEECLAESQSRIPNSVFLPKPFSLNDLTATVQGQAH is encoded by the coding sequence GTGCACAGGCAGGCGACTGATCTCTTGGGGGCGGCCGAGGGCCTTGGCTCTCGGCTCTGGCTCCTGCTCGCCGTCGCGGGCGGGGCGTTTGTGACTGCGGTTCTGGCGCCCGACCTGAACATGCAGCTCGGGGCGGCCATGGTGGCGCTGACCTTCGTGGCCGTGGTGCTGGTGGCGCGGGGGTTCATGGTGTGGGACCGGCTGCGTGGGCGCGGGCTCGACCTGCGCCTCGGCCGGCTCGTCGGCGAGGATGCCGCCCCCTGCTTCACGACCGATGCGGTGGGCCAGATCGGCTACCAGAACCGCGCCGCCGCATCCCGGTTCGGCGATCGCAGCGGCGGAACGCTTGTCGCGGCGCTGGGCGACCATTTCGCCAGTCCCGCCTCGGTGCTGTTCCGCCTGCAGGCGCGGGCGGCGAACCTCGGCTCCTCGCGCGAGGATGTGGTCACGCGGCGGGGTCACACCCGGCTCTCGGTCCATCGGATCGGCGGCGACCGGTTCCTCTGGCGGCTGGAAGAGTTCCAGGACCGCACCGCGGCGACCGGACGGGGCGCCGAGGGGCTGAGCCTGCCGATGCTGGTGGCGAACAAGTCGGGGGTCGTGCTCTTCGCGAACGACGCCATGCGCCGCCTGCTCGGCCAGCGGCCAAAGCGCCTGGACCGGGTCTTCACCGACATCGCTCCCCGGTCCGGAGAAGAGGTCGAGGTGGCCTCCGCCGACGGGCCGGTTCGCGCGATCCTGGCCGAGGTCGAAGGGGTGGGAGAGCGGCGCGAGATCTACCTCATGCCGGTTCCCGGCCCGGCGGGGCGCGAGACGGCGCTCGCGGATTTCGAGCATCTGCCGGTGGCGCTGATCAAGTTCGGCTGCGACGGGATGTTGCGCATGGCCAACCGGTCGGCACGGGACCTGCTGTCGATCGATACCGACGCGCGGCCGACCTTCTCGGACCTCTTCGAGGGTCTTGGCCGGTCCGTGAGTGACTGGCTCGCCGATGTCGCGGCCGAGCGGATGCCGGGCGGGGCCGAAGTCCTGCGGCTCCGCCGCTCGGAGGAGGATGTCTTCCTGCAGATCGCCTTGCGCCGTATCGTGGAGCAGGGCCGGCCGTCGATCCTTGCGGTGCTGAACGATGCCACCGCGCTGAAGACCCTCGAGGCACAGTTCGTCCAGAGCCAGAAGATGCAGGCCATCGGCCAGCTTGCGGGAGGCATCGCCCACGACTTCAACAACCTGCTGACGGCCATTTCGGGCCACTGCGACCTGCTGCTCCTGCGCCATGATCGCGAGGATCCCGAGTTTGCCGACCTCGTGCAGATCCATCAGAACGCCAACCGCGCGGCAAGCCTCGTGGGGCAGCTCCTCGCCTTCTCGCGCAAGCAGACGCTGAAGCCGGAACGGATCGAGCTGCAGGAGGTGCTGTCGGATCTCACCCATCTGCTGAACCGGCTGGTGGGAGAGCGCGTCACCCTGAGATTGTCGCATGCCGCGGACCTGGGTCCGATCCGGGCCGACAAGCGCCAGCTCGAACAGGTCTTGATGAACCTCGTGGTGAACGCGCGCGACGCGATGCCCGAGGGGGGCGTGATCCGGATCGAGACCGAGGCCCTGACCCTGACGGAGGAACTGCGCCGGGACCGCGCCGTCGTCCCGCCCGGCCGCTATGCCGTGATCCGGGTGCGGGACGACGGGATCGGCATCCCGCCGGAACGTCTGCAGAAGATCTTCGAGCCCTTCTTCACCACGAAGCGCATGGGCGAGGGCACCGGCCTCGGCCTGTCGACGGTCTATGGCATCGTCAAGCAGTCGGGCGGGTTCATCTTCGTTGACAGCGAGCCAGGCCAGGGTAGCGTCTTCCACCTCTACTTCCCGATCAACGAGGAACCGCTTCCCGCGGATGTTGCGCCGCCCGCCCGCGCAGAGCCCGCGGCACTGCGTCGGGGCGAGGGCGTGGTGCTTCTCGTCGAGGACGAGGCCCCGGTCCGCGCCTTTGCCTCCCGCGCGCTCCGCCTGCGCGGCTACACGGTGATCGAGGCCGAGAATGCCGAGGACGCCCTGAAGGCGCTGGAGGATCCGAAGCTTGATGTCGACGTCTTCGTCACCGATGTCGTCATGCCCGGAATGGACGGCCCGACCTGGGTCCGCCGCGCGCTCGAGGACCGCCCGAATGTTCGGGTGATCTTCGTCTCCGGCTATGCCGAGGAGTGTCTGGCAGAGTCCCAGTCGCGCATCCCGAATTCGGTGTTCCTGCCCAAGCCCTTCTCGCTCAACGACCTCACCGCGACGGTGCAGGGGCAGGCGCACTGA
- the typA gene encoding translational GTPase TypA — protein MELRNIAIIAHVDHGKTTLVDELLKQSGAFRDNQAVAERAMDSNDIERERGITILAKCTSLEWAGKRINIVDTPGHADFGGEVERILNMVDGVVLLVDAAEGPMPQTKFVTSKALALGLRPIVVLNKVDKPDAEPDRALNEVFDLFANLGADDDQLDFPVLYASGRSGWADEQLDGPRKDLSALYELVLRHVPAPKQLADRDQPFRMLATTLSADPFIGRILTGRIEAGTVKAGDTLKALSRTGERIEQFRVSKVLAFRGLSQTPIDLGEAGDIVTLAGMSKATVADTLCAPEVDVPLPAQPIDPPTISVTFGINDSPLAGKDGNKVQSRVIRERLMREAEINVAIKVTDTPGGEAFEVAGRGELQMGVLIENMRREGFELSISRPRVLFREVDGVRCEPIEEVTIDVDDEYTGAVIEKLTGPRKGDLVEMKPAGAGKTRIIAHVPSRGLIGYHGQFLTDTRGTGVLNRVFHEWAPHKGPIEGRRVGVLVSMENGSSVPYALWNLEERGHLFIGAQEAVYEGMIIGEHSRENDLEVNPLKGKKLTNVRASGTDEAVRLTPPVRLSLEQAIAYIDDDELVEVTPKVVRMRKRHLDPHERKRAAKAAE, from the coding sequence ATGGAGCTTCGCAACATCGCCATCATCGCGCACGTCGACCATGGCAAGACGACCCTGGTGGACGAGCTCCTCAAGCAGTCCGGCGCCTTCCGCGACAACCAGGCCGTGGCCGAACGCGCCATGGACAGCAACGACATCGAACGCGAGCGCGGGATCACCATCCTTGCCAAATGCACCTCGCTCGAATGGGCGGGCAAGCGCATCAACATCGTCGACACCCCCGGCCACGCCGACTTCGGCGGCGAGGTCGAGCGGATCCTGAACATGGTCGACGGGGTGGTGCTGCTGGTCGACGCCGCCGAAGGGCCGATGCCGCAGACCAAGTTCGTCACCTCGAAGGCGCTGGCGCTGGGGCTGCGGCCCATCGTGGTGCTGAACAAGGTGGACAAGCCCGACGCCGAGCCCGACCGCGCGCTGAACGAGGTGTTCGACCTGTTCGCAAACCTCGGCGCCGACGACGACCAGCTGGATTTCCCGGTGCTCTACGCCTCGGGTCGCTCGGGCTGGGCGGACGAGCAGCTGGACGGCCCGCGCAAGGACCTCTCGGCGCTCTATGAACTCGTGCTGCGCCATGTCCCCGCGCCGAAGCAGCTGGCCGACCGCGACCAGCCGTTCCGGATGCTGGCCACCACCCTCTCGGCCGACCCGTTCATCGGCCGCATCCTGACCGGCCGCATCGAGGCGGGAACCGTCAAGGCCGGCGATACGCTCAAGGCGCTGTCGCGCACCGGCGAACGGATCGAGCAGTTCCGCGTCTCGAAGGTGCTCGCCTTCCGCGGCCTGTCGCAGACCCCGATCGATCTGGGCGAGGCGGGCGACATCGTGACCCTCGCCGGCATGTCGAAAGCCACCGTCGCCGACACGCTCTGCGCGCCCGAGGTCGACGTGCCGCTGCCCGCGCAGCCGATCGACCCGCCGACCATCTCGGTCACCTTCGGCATCAACGACTCGCCGCTAGCCGGCAAGGACGGCAACAAGGTCCAGTCCCGCGTCATCCGCGAGCGGCTGATGCGCGAGGCCGAGATCAACGTGGCGATCAAGGTCACCGACACGCCCGGCGGCGAAGCCTTCGAGGTCGCCGGACGGGGCGAGCTTCAGATGGGCGTGCTGATCGAGAACATGCGCCGCGAAGGCTTCGAGCTGTCGATCTCGCGCCCCCGCGTGCTGTTCCGCGAGGTCGACGGCGTCCGCTGCGAGCCGATCGAGGAAGTCACCATCGACGTGGACGACGAATATACCGGCGCGGTGATCGAGAAGCTGACCGGCCCGCGCAAGGGCGACCTGGTCGAGATGAAGCCCGCCGGCGCCGGCAAGACCCGGATCATCGCGCATGTGCCCTCGCGCGGGCTGATCGGCTATCATGGCCAGTTCCTGACCGACACCCGCGGCACCGGCGTCCTGAACCGCGTCTTCCACGAATGGGCGCCGCACAAGGGCCCGATCGAGGGCCGCCGCGTCGGCGTGCTGGTCTCGATGGAAAACGGCTCTTCCGTGCCCTACGCGCTCTGGAACCTCGAAGAGCGCGGGCACCTGTTCATCGGCGCTCAGGAAGCGGTCTATGAGGGGATGATCATCGGCGAGCATTCACGCGAGAACGATCTGGAAGTGAACCCGCTGAAGGGCAAGAAGCTGACCAACGTCCGCGCCTCCGGCACCGACGAGGCGGTGCGGCTGACGCCGCCGGTCCGGCTGTCGCTGGAGCAGGCGATTGCCTATATCGACGACGACGAACTGGTGGAAGTGACGCCCAAGGTCGTGCGGATGCGCAAGCGCCACCTCGACCCGCACGAGCGCAAGCGCGCTGCCAAGGCGGCCGAGTAA
- a CDS encoding class II glutamine amidotransferase, producing MCRWAAYIGAPIFLEEVVSRPGHSLIHQSHCATECGTAINADGFGIAWYGERPEPGLYRDVYPAWSDPNLRSLTAQVKSGLFLAHVRASTGTATSRNNCHPFSVGRWSFMHNGQVGGYEAFRRDADMLIPEQLYAYRKGATDSEVLFLVALAEGLESDPKGALERAVLRLERLSREKGSIPHLRLTAALSDGERLYAVRYASDDQAPTLYHRWSLRRGGRAVVSEPLEQDEGDWLTVAPGSFCTFEGEHVHVEPFAPGALAEAA from the coding sequence ATGTGTCGTTGGGCCGCCTACATCGGGGCGCCGATCTTCCTCGAGGAGGTCGTCAGCCGCCCTGGCCATTCCCTGATCCACCAGAGCCACTGCGCCACCGAATGCGGAACCGCGATCAACGCGGACGGCTTCGGCATCGCCTGGTATGGCGAGCGGCCGGAGCCGGGGCTCTACCGCGACGTCTATCCGGCCTGGAGCGATCCGAACCTGCGCAGCCTGACCGCGCAGGTGAAGTCGGGCCTGTTTCTGGCTCATGTCCGCGCCTCGACCGGCACGGCAACCAGCCGCAACAACTGCCACCCCTTCTCGGTCGGGCGGTGGAGCTTCATGCACAACGGGCAGGTCGGCGGATACGAGGCGTTCCGCCGCGATGCGGACATGCTGATCCCCGAGCAGCTCTACGCCTATCGCAAGGGCGCCACCGACAGCGAGGTGCTGTTCCTCGTCGCGCTGGCCGAGGGGCTGGAGAGCGATCCGAAGGGCGCACTGGAACGTGCCGTGCTGCGGCTGGAGCGGCTGAGCCGCGAGAAGGGCAGCATCCCACACCTGCGGCTGACCGCGGCCCTGTCGGACGGCGAGCGGCTCTATGCAGTGCGCTACGCCTCGGACGATCAGGCGCCGACACTCTACCACCGCTGGAGCCTGCGGCGGGGCGGCCGGGCCGTGGTGTCCGAGCCGCTGGAGCAGGACGAGGGCGACTGGCTCACCGTGGCGCCGGGCTCGTTCTGCACCTTCGAGGGCGAGCATGTCCACGTTGAGCCCTTCGCGCCCGGCGCGCTGGCCGAGGCCGCGTGA